A portion of the Gemmatimonadales bacterium genome contains these proteins:
- a CDS encoding 30S ribosomal protein S1, with the protein MLTQNQDAPETLEGTPSVTPPTPTKLNVRPDLFDESYSPEQYQTMMEMYEGTLQHIEEGEIVMSRVLRVTDNAVILDVGFKSEGAVAIEEFKDAKSLKEGDEVEVFLESLEDNEGAVILSKKKADFMRVWERIRVAYESDEPVEGMLQKKIKGGVVVDLMGVDAFLPGSQIALRRVPNIDELLGQSYQFKIIKLNKRRRNIVVSRRVILEAERATKRERLMKELEVGQVRKGVVKNITDFGAFIDLGGVDGLLHITDMSYGRVSHPSEMVKFGQEIEVKILDIDWERERISLGLKQLQTYPWTDVAAKYPVGTRVQGKVVSITNYGAFIELEPGIEGLVHISEMSWTRNVRHPSKIVSIGETIEAVVLKVDEGEEKISLGMKQTEQDPWMVLPLKYPVGTRITGKVRNLTSFGAFVEIEPGIDGLIHISDMSWTKRVQHPSEVVKKGDTVDVVILNIDADNKRISLGLKQAEEDPWLRIGETYPVGRELKGHVVRMMDKGVVVDCGNDIEGFVPMSQLGIPDIQNPADGVKEGQVVELKVLEVDPIHHRIVLAALSFPDEPLREIPKPYIEPDPESPAPETTPETTPETTPGA; encoded by the coding sequence ATGCTCACCCAGAACCAGGACGCCCCCGAGACGCTCGAGGGGACGCCGTCCGTCACCCCCCCAACGCCCACCAAGCTGAACGTCAGGCCCGATCTCTTCGACGAGAGCTATTCGCCCGAGCAGTACCAGACGATGATGGAGATGTACGAGGGTACTCTTCAGCATATCGAAGAGGGCGAAATCGTGATGTCGAGGGTTTTGCGGGTCACCGACAACGCCGTCATCCTCGACGTGGGCTTCAAGTCCGAAGGCGCCGTGGCGATCGAGGAGTTCAAGGACGCCAAGTCCCTCAAGGAAGGCGACGAGGTCGAGGTGTTCCTCGAGAGCCTCGAGGACAACGAAGGCGCGGTCATCCTGTCGAAGAAGAAGGCCGACTTCATGCGCGTCTGGGAGCGCATCCGCGTCGCCTACGAGAGCGATGAGCCGGTCGAGGGAATGCTCCAGAAGAAGATCAAGGGCGGGGTGGTCGTGGACCTGATGGGCGTGGACGCGTTCCTGCCCGGTTCGCAGATCGCGCTCCGCCGCGTGCCCAACATAGACGAGCTGCTGGGCCAGTCCTACCAGTTCAAGATCATCAAGCTCAACAAGCGCCGCCGGAACATCGTCGTCTCCCGCCGGGTCATCCTCGAGGCGGAGCGGGCGACCAAGCGCGAACGCCTGATGAAGGAGCTGGAAGTCGGTCAGGTGCGCAAGGGCGTGGTCAAGAACATCACCGACTTCGGCGCCTTCATCGACCTGGGCGGGGTGGACGGCCTGCTCCACATCACCGACATGTCGTACGGCCGCGTCTCGCACCCGTCCGAGATGGTCAAGTTCGGCCAGGAGATCGAGGTCAAGATCCTCGATATCGACTGGGAGCGCGAGCGGATCTCGCTCGGCCTCAAGCAGCTCCAGACCTACCCTTGGACCGACGTCGCCGCCAAGTACCCGGTCGGCACGCGGGTGCAGGGAAAGGTCGTCAGCATCACCAACTACGGCGCGTTCATCGAGCTGGAGCCGGGGATCGAAGGCCTGGTCCACATCTCCGAGATGTCGTGGACCCGCAACGTGCGGCACCCGTCCAAGATCGTCTCCATCGGCGAGACCATCGAAGCGGTCGTGCTCAAGGTGGACGAGGGCGAGGAGAAGATCTCGCTTGGCATGAAGCAGACCGAGCAGGACCCTTGGATGGTGTTGCCGCTCAAGTACCCGGTCGGCACGCGCATCACCGGGAAGGTGCGGAACCTCACCAGCTTCGGCGCTTTCGTGGAGATCGAGCCGGGCATCGACGGCCTCATCCACATCTCCGACATGTCGTGGACCAAGCGCGTCCAGCACCCCTCGGAGGTCGTGAAGAAGGGTGACACGGTGGACGTGGTGATCCTCAACATAGACGCCGACAACAAGCGCATCTCGCTCGGTCTCAAGCAGGCCGAGGAGGATCCGTGGTTGCGCATCGGCGAGACCTATCCGGTGGGTCGCGAGCTCAAGGGCCACGTGGTGCGCATGATGGACAAGGGCGTGGTCGTGGATTGCGGCAACGACATCGAAGGATTCGTCCCGATGAGCCAGCTGGGCATCCCGGACATCCAGAACCCGGCGGACGGCGTGAAGGAAGGCCAGGTCGTCGAGCTGAAGGTCCTCGAGGTGGATCCCATCCACCACCGGATCGTGCTCGCGGCGCTGAGCTTCCCCGACGAGCCGCTCCGGGAGATCCCGAAGCCGTACATCGAGCCGGACCCGGAGAGCCCTGCGCCGGAGACGACGCCGGAGACGACGCCGGAGACGACGCCCGGGGCGTGA